The genomic region TGTCTGTAAATTGATGTTGCTTAAAGGGTTTCAATAAAGTTGTGTTGCATACCCAAGATTCAGCTTTGTATTTACTTTTGAATAAAGTTGTCAACGTGACAGTATGTTAAGTTGTGTGATGTAGTATTAAATTGACTGTCTTGACCTTGCACCCTATTTACTCTCATGCCATACTTTTGAACGACGATCATAGCCAGGGTAAACTGAATCTTATTCCATTTGGCTTTGACTAAGGGATGGGCTCCACTAGAGACTGTTGCCAATTGGTCACAGATCACCCATCGGTCCCTTATGTGGGAAGTAGCTAGAGAAAGCCCATGCAATATTGGTCCAGAACCCAAGAACTATGAGGCAGACTCATCACTATGGTATCCTGtatgattttgtattttatatacagAATAGGATTACATTAGTATGGATCTCACCCCCAAGACATTTCAAATTATGGGAAATATAAcagtatgatttatttttattttatttttttaacatttaatagtGCTCCTGAGGCGCTtcatttaaatgaaatgaaaattacgaatgacatttttaccaacaagaaaaacaatactcaaaatgttagtttttgtcACATCGTCACAGTTGGAAAATCAATTTAATCGGTCAgtttatccatctatccattgagCTCGAAAACGTTCTTTCTAAATCAACGCAAAATGTCTCAGCACCGAAAAACACAACTGTTGTTAACTTGTTACTTGTTTGACAGACAGCAAATAATAAAGTGATAGTTTAAAAACATTTCCTTGGACTGCACGtggagttaaaataaataaataaatacgcatGAGTAGTAGGACCAATGTCGCTGTTAGATGACGTCACATCAATGGGTCCTTCATGAATCGCGTCTCGCTCCATGTGAGTTTATCAACAGCATGATGGCAGCATACATTTAAACGAAAGTTTCGACTTCGGGGATTTTCAGCTAGCGTGTTAGCAACACAGGGTAGCACGGGAATTATTATACTTGTATCCAAAGGTTGTTTGCTTCCTATTGTTTCACTTAGACATCGGATACATTCTGATTAATCATGTTTGATAGCTTTCTCTtcacttcattttattttagggaACAATGTTTATATATTAGTCTGtttttgtgctgtttttgttaCTGTGTTTCAGTTTAACTCTGTCCCTAaaagctattattattatcacgttctataacatacaaacaaaagggGGCAAAATGAGTAATTCGTTTGTATTGTTTCTCCAGTAAAACAATGGCAACTGTTCGCAAGAAGGTTGACAACCGCATCCGTGTCCAGATTGAGAATGGAGTCGCCCTGCAGCATCGCACCATGTTTGTCGTGGTGGGAGATCGTGGACGAGATCAGGTATCGTCctgattttttgtaattttttttatggatttgGGCTAGTTGTCATTCAGCAAAATAACAATTTATTTGGGCTTATGGTCCAGGTGGTGATTCTGCATCACATGCTATCCAAAGCGAGTGTCCGAGCACGACCGTCTGTTCTGTGGTGCTACAAAAAAGAACTTGGCTTCAGCAGGTGACCACATACATCCTCCTCTCTTATTCCCTacgtttttgttgctgttgattttttatttatttatttttttgactgtgTCTGTCCGAACAGCAACCGCAAGAAACGTATGAAGCAGCtgcagaagaaaataaaaacgggcACATTGAATCTGAATCAAGATGACCCTTTTGAACTTTTTGTCGCTGCCACTAACATTCGCTACTGTTACTACAATGAGACCCACAAAATACTGGGAAACACTTTTGGCATGTGTGTCCTACAGGTGAGTCCATCACGCTTTCCATATCCAGCATTGCCCCTATGAAAGCGGAGATGAGATTGTGAGATTTTTGTTTGCCTTCTTGCACAGGATTTTGAAGCCCTCACTCCCAACCTGCTAGCCAGAACTGTTGAGACAATTGAAGGCGGTGGTATTGTAGTCATACTGTTACGGACAGTGAACTCCCTCAAGCAGCTCTACACAATGACCATGGTAAGTAAGTCTTTTGGCTTCTCCCCATACATAGGATGGATTTACAATGCAGGTCCTCGTGTctgaattttgccacttgagaaCAATAAAAACTGAATCGTCACCCTTCACCAAAGCAAATCCAGTCATATAATGCACCTCTTTCTTAGTCACGTGATCCAATACTTGTTGTGAACTTTTCTTCCAGGACGTGCATGCTCGTTACAGAACGGAGGCTCATCAGGACGTGGTTGGAAGATTCAATGAGAGGTATAATCTGTTCACATGTGGGGAATTttacaattaccgtattttccgcactacaaggcgcacctaaaagccttcagttttttgaaaagctgaccatgcgccttataatccagtgcgccttatatatggatcaatactgagccgcaacaggtctcgctgtcaagacgctatcggtgaccctgtacgatcggtgacgcgcatgcgcagaagatcccgccagcttggatcgctagcttattaatactttacctcagagaaaataataaaacagctgtttattcattttgggagtgaatggagttgtcagaaagctggtttgtaatctattaataaagtttgactgacctatctgactgttttgttgacattcccttaagcgcagcaccatctaatgaatGTGTAACGTaatcccagcctctactgtagcaccttatatatggaaaaagttttaaaatatgtcattcattgaaggtgcgccttatagtgcggaaaatacctGTTGCTATTGTCTTTCCGTAGGTTCATCCTGTCCCTCGCCTCCTGCAAAAACTGTGTCGTCATCGACGACCAACTCAACATCCTGCCCATCTCCAGCCACATGGCCAACATCAAGCCTGTTCCGCCAAAGACGCAGGTGCCCGTACAGAAAACGTCGCTTGCTTGTATGATGCTGTGAATCTAATCACCCCCCCGCCCGCCCCCCCTCCTTCTGCCACAGGAAGACGGTTTGTCACCAAAAGAGCAGGAGCTGAAGGACCTCAAGGAGTCTCTCCAGGACACTCAGCCAGTGGGTGTGTTGGTGGATAACTGCAGAACCATGGACCAGGTGAAAATCTATTTGATTGAATGTCCTGAAgttagtttgggatttttcattgttgatcattttgaaattgttttcactttgttttttaacaactttAGTTATAGTTTAATGGGATTTTAGAGCGAGATTGTTGTGTACATATGATAGGTTGGAATAATACTGCCAGATAAAGTTTTGTATGTTATTGAAGATTACGGTTAACCTCTGAATTGCATCAGGAGATTTTCAAAGGTGCTGAAATTTGTAGCTTCCCATAACGTGCTTTTTTCTAGGCCAAAGCCGTGCTCAAGTTCATCGAAGCTATCTCAGAGAAGACCTTGAGGAGCACTGTGGCTCTGACGGCTGCTCGTGGCCGAGGCAAATCTGCCGCCATGGGGCTGGCTGTCGCTGGAGCTGTGGCCTTTGGGTAGGAATAAACCAACAGAGCATGAAAAGCGGGCGTATGGATGACAAGGAATGTCTCATGAAACTGCTGCTCCAAGAGCATAACTTACTGAAGCTGCTCACAGTGTTCTGATGATGTTTCCAGCTACTCCAACATCTTTGTAACCTCCCCAAGCCCTGACAATCTGAACACCATGTTTGAGTTCATCTTTAAAGGCTTCGATGCGCTTCAGTATCAGGTAATCAGGGTTTCCATgggtcattaaaaagcattaaaagtcattcaatgttttttgcttaaaaaaaataatgataataataattcctttaATGGCACTACAAAGCATTAAATACAATGTCCAGAggcattaaaaattaaaatacaagtgacataaAAACATTGTTGTTCATGCTTTATTTTCCAAACATTGTGTAAAGGAATTACTATAGCtcaatttagcaataataaatgtgtttaaaaaaatatatatttatttgtgacGACTGGTGACttagttgtaatttacaattaaCAAAATGGCCTGGAGTCCCCGAGCTTCTTCATGTCCCAAATATCATttgctctgaatttgaaaagaaaaacgtaCCGTTACTATCACAGGCATCCAACATAAAACACCAATGGCACCtaatggcagaaaatgacctcaacacaaataatATGACTCATTGTTTTACGCTCCttataaagggatacttgacacattgagaaattttcagcagtaaaaagttaatattttgtctataattaatgtggtaacttcattttttttttgtacaattaatacctttaaaaagtattagtttactgaccaaacccagaaaacaggcgagccatgattggccgttacctacttcctcagcacaggtgatgtcatcctcagtcgacagaaagtagaaaaattactttttaaaggtattaattgtacatgaaaaatactgaAGTTATTAAATTCCTtctgggcaaaatattaacttttcacggCTGAaatttgttcaatgagtcaagtatccctttagctACTtataataccttttttttttaacttcaaataactataaaataccaaaaaattactttatcaatgtttgaaaaaCTCCAACCACATTTATATTTGGTAACCATGTGTCCGCTTTTATGTTAATTATCAAGAGAATGAAAAAACTTGAAAGAAATActctattgtacatttagaaccgaCATAATGTGAGATAAATTCCCGATTAATCGCGCGCTAACTATGGAGGCCATGCGATTAattttacgattaaaaattgtaatgtctcaCGTAGGAGCATCTGGACTATGAGATCATCCAGTCGCTGAATCCAGAGTTCAACAAGGCGGTCGTGAGGGTGAACGTCTTTAAAGAGCACAGGCAGACCATTCAGGTAAACATACTTTGACTTTTTCCTATCGGTTTTCTGTGTGCACATTGCTATACACAAACCTTCTTTTCTGCAGTATATCCATCCAGGTGATGCTGTCAAACTAGGCCAGGCTGAACTTTTGGTGATTGACGAGGCTGCAGCCATTCCCTTGCCTCTAGTTAAGAACCTGCTGGGGCCATATCTGGTTTTTATGGCCTCCACCATCAACGGGTCGGTACATTTTCACTGATATTGGTTGCATGTACAGTGTATGGTCAGTCTAAAAAGTTGACACATTCCTGTTTAAATGCCAGGGGGGTagccaagataaatcatttcaaaacattttccaatcATCACTATCGCCTTTAAACTGGACAACcagactgatttaaaaaaaaaaaaaaaaaaaatttttttttttaaggttttcgAGAAGGGAAGTAAAAATCAACTGAGATAATATGGAGAAATTGTGCATATTTTCTTACAATTGGGACTTTCTGTAAAGCGTTTTgggacagctaaggctgtttgaaagcgctatataaataaagatgacttgacgtgTGTGTTCAGAAATTAACCAGTCACAGTTAATCTCATGTTAAATGGAAATAAGTTCACACCGCCACAATTTAAAGTGAATTATTGGTGTTTGGATATTTATGGAATTTTTAGAGTTTTCACAGTAAATATGATAACTTGAATAAGAATTTGAAAAATAGTACCCTGGATGCCGTAAAGTTTTGGAATACGGTGATGTTGGAATGGTGtgaacaggtaaaaaaaaaaaaaaaaaagttttgaaataaaactacaaaaatcttaattttaggctttcattttaaaattttgaaattaaatttgTGGTAAGAATGTGCTGAACATTGTAAGTCGAAATGGTTTTAATCGGTCAAAGAATGAGGAAATTggagaaaagaacaaaaaaacatctttattattggcttttattttgatattttgagggggaaaaCTGCAGTAGGGATCAGATGATCAGTTTAAAATTGGCATGGTTtgaataggcaaaaaaaaatatttagaaattaGAGAGAAAATAATCCCCCCCCAAAttctacatttttgttttttatctttaaaattttaaatagcaAGCAAAAGATCCCAAAAGAACTCTATTTGGGATTATAGAAGTTGAAATGATGATGTGTCATTTAacctgagtttgaatgtgattggttattttGAACAGTGACATCCAGTTATGAAGGTGTGCAAACTTGTGCAGATCACTTCCTTTATTTTTACCTCCTCtgtcagtttattttttattttttttaagttttagagtttatttgtcacattaactcattagctcccaaaaacgtataaatacgtcatattttaaatgtcttaagtgtcccaaagacgtatttataagtttttttgtttttgttttttttatgccagagcatagagaaggcttttatgcagtctctctactgcagaaaatggttgagtggcagcagagtataagagatcaaccaggccatgttaaaactcccacagttttcccacagttctaagcagaattgtgaaaaacgatgaaacttagccatgttctattgctaattgctgcacagtggaaacagataggaatatacttttacccctgataatagaagagactctaatctctctattggtatgttccatatttttatagctatagaacataatatttcacgggccttgaaaaatcagtcaaaatccaggaaaacacttaagtgaaaatggttgggagtgaatgagttaatggtggaaaaaaCCTAAAaggatttatttgtttatttttatgataTAAATACCACTTAAACCTGTGGGAAAATTTGggaaggggtgtgtagacttttcatcGCCACTATATCCAGGAGCCTCCAATACAATAGCTGTATCAAACATTCTGTGCTGGCACTTGATCACACTGAATCACGATTGTTAAATGACGGCCTCTTGCACAATTCCAACCAATCTCCATCTTGCGCTGATCCCGTTTTCCTGTGCGCAGCTACGAAGGCACCGGTCGCTCGCTCTCCCTCAAACTGATCCAGCAGTTGAGGCAGCAGAGCGCAGACAGCCAACAGAACATGTCGGCCGAGAACAGGAGCACGACCACAGCCAGGCTCGCGGCAGGTACGTACTTTTATGATTTAGCGTAGCCCTCGTGGCCTCTGAATCGTCTGCCGGCTCCCCTGTGCAGCTCGCACGCTCCACGAGGTCAGCCTGCACGAGTCCATTCGGTACGCAGCGGGCGACGCGGTggagaagtggctcaatgagtTGCTCTGCCTGGACTGCCTGAATATTCCCCGACTCATCTCTGGTTGTCCTCTTCCACAAACCTGCGATCTGTATCCTTTTTTTGAAAGAAGTTAGGGCTTGTATGCGCATGGTTCAAGGGAAGGTTGAATTGTCATGAGTGTAACTGAGACGTAATGACTGTTTTGAACTTAACAACCTGCGATGAGATATTACGTGAACAGAGACACACTGTTTTGCTACCACAAGGCGTCTGAGGCCTTCCTGCAGAGGCTGATGGCTCTCTATGTGGCGTCCCACTACAAGGTGAAACCTTAATTGCTGTTAggtttagggctgcacaatatatcgaaaacatatcgatatcgtgatattggtcTATACAATATGTATaacgcaaagacatgcaataagtttgaaatggaattttatgcttttctctgaatttgaccagtcaagactgtcaggtttacctgtttgacatgtattatttattaaaaatgacaaaaaaggagagaagacacgagagaggagaggaactgactgatacaattcactactgcactctgaaaaaaatcccctcctcaccctctctttttatttggtttccacgtccctagttacatgggtgctCCAACCctaaaacatagttggaacacagtgtactaaggtaaaatgtgcactgccatccaatagttaaACATTGAGAGGTAATTGCAATCAATTAAGAATACACTGAGTTTgatattttgccgcatgaattttttttttattctttcagtggttaataaaaatgtcatttctttaggtacatgttaaatattgcaataatatcgatattgctatattcagcaactatatcgcatattgcatatttttttccccaataccgTTAGGTAGTTAGGTTGGTCTCTCTGGAACAGCAATAATGTttccgggtcaatttgacccaggttATAGTTGAGGattaaaaatgcataaacattatttcaaataaacCATTTATAACAAGTTTCATCATGAAATACTATTATTTGTAGTAATTTAACTTTGAAATGGGTCAGCTTGACCCGGCCTATGTTTATTGATCCAGGAGTGCCCTGATGATGAAATATAGCTCGTGATTAAGAGTTTTCAatgcaaatttgtcattttaattgTCTGTTGATAAAGTTTCATTGTGAAAAAGTACTAATTTTAgactgggtcagtttgacccgggctatgtttaatgttccaaaagcattccgataaacatttaacatttaattaaaaatatgtcaaagtgaACCATTTTAATTGTTGATGAGACgtttcatagcaaaaaaaaacaattattataatgcgggtcaatttgacccggaatGTTTAACATTCCAAAACCAACACaataaacatttaataattattattattaacagttttCATTGCATATACGTTGAAATGAACAATTTCTTATGGTCTGTTAATGTGAATGtcgggtcagtttgacccggtaTATGCTTAATGTTTCTTGCAAATAtcccaacacatttttttaatataggtaCCAAGTTTGCTCTCAGTTGAAAGTGGGTCAGAATGACGCAAACATAGCAGGAGGGTAAGGTGCTTCTCTCTTTCATTTCTTCTTCTGTTCCCCTCCAGAATTCCCCCAACGACTTGCAGATGTTGTCGGACGCGCCGGCCCACCACCTCTTCTGTCTTCTGCCGCCCGTCCCCCCCACGCAGAACTCGCTGCCTGAGGTCCTCGCCGTGGTGCA from Festucalex cinctus isolate MCC-2025b chromosome 3, RoL_Fcin_1.0, whole genome shotgun sequence harbors:
- the nat10 gene encoding RNA cytidine acetyltransferase isoform X1, translating into MWEVARESPCNIGPEPKNYEADSSLCKTMATVRKKVDNRIRVQIENGVALQHRTMFVVVGDRGRDQVVILHHMLSKASVRARPSVLWCYKKELGFSSNRKKRMKQLQKKIKTGTLNLNQDDPFELFVAATNIRYCYYNETHKILGNTFGMCVLQDFEALTPNLLARTVETIEGGGIVVILLRTVNSLKQLYTMTMDVHARYRTEAHQDVVGRFNERFILSLASCKNCVVIDDQLNILPISSHMANIKPVPPKTQEDGLSPKEQELKDLKESLQDTQPVGVLVDNCRTMDQAKAVLKFIEAISEKTLRSTVALTAARGRGKSAAMGLAVAGAVAFGYSNIFVTSPSPDNLNTMFEFIFKGFDALQYQEHLDYEIIQSLNPEFNKAVVRVNVFKEHRQTIQYIHPGDAVKLGQAELLVIDEAAAIPLPLVKNLLGPYLVFMASTINGYEGTGRSLSLKLIQQLRQQSADSQQNMSAENRSTTTARLAAARTLHEVSLHESIRYAAGDAVEKWLNELLCLDCLNIPRLISGCPLPQTCDLYYVNRDTLFCYHKASEAFLQRLMALYVASHYKNSPNDLQMLSDAPAHHLFCLLPPVPPTQNSLPEVLAVVQVCLEGEISRQSILNSLSRGKKASGDLIPWTVSEQFQDPEFGSLSGGRVVRIAVNPDYQGMGYGSRVLQLLQMYYEGKFPTMDERTAPQHREITTVSSEAVTLLEEVVTPRKELPPLLLKLSERRAERLDYLGVSYGLTAPLLKFWKKAGYTPVYLRQTPNDLTGEHSCVMVKELNSEEQQSQWLSAFWKDFRRRFLSLLSYQFSSFTPSLALSILQNKSAKEVASVMKASELAVNFSPYDLKRLELYSRSMVDYHLIMDLVPTVARLFFLKQLGDVSLSVAQCAMLLGIGLQHKSVEQLEKEVGLPSSQLMGLFNRLVRKFVQLFSSIQEKAIEAEMATTKDVTMEPTARSLQDDLDEAAKEFEEKHKQDKEKVKELDLEEYKIRGHDEDWDEVLKNAGNTAMVSIKSDKKRKLDAGNDVSSNGGLQLGKQKKKVLQHGKFKKDKHGKFGKKAFK
- the nat10 gene encoding RNA cytidine acetyltransferase isoform X2; the protein is MATVRKKVDNRIRVQIENGVALQHRTMFVVVGDRGRDQVVILHHMLSKASVRARPSVLWCYKKELGFSSNRKKRMKQLQKKIKTGTLNLNQDDPFELFVAATNIRYCYYNETHKILGNTFGMCVLQDFEALTPNLLARTVETIEGGGIVVILLRTVNSLKQLYTMTMDVHARYRTEAHQDVVGRFNERFILSLASCKNCVVIDDQLNILPISSHMANIKPVPPKTQEDGLSPKEQELKDLKESLQDTQPVGVLVDNCRTMDQAKAVLKFIEAISEKTLRSTVALTAARGRGKSAAMGLAVAGAVAFGYSNIFVTSPSPDNLNTMFEFIFKGFDALQYQEHLDYEIIQSLNPEFNKAVVRVNVFKEHRQTIQYIHPGDAVKLGQAELLVIDEAAAIPLPLVKNLLGPYLVFMASTINGYEGTGRSLSLKLIQQLRQQSADSQQNMSAENRSTTTARLAAARTLHEVSLHESIRYAAGDAVEKWLNELLCLDCLNIPRLISGCPLPQTCDLYYVNRDTLFCYHKASEAFLQRLMALYVASHYKNSPNDLQMLSDAPAHHLFCLLPPVPPTQNSLPEVLAVVQVCLEGEISRQSILNSLSRGKKASGDLIPWTVSEQFQDPEFGSLSGGRVVRIAVNPDYQGMGYGSRVLQLLQMYYEGKFPTMDERTAPQHREITTVSSEAVTLLEEVVTPRKELPPLLLKLSERRAERLDYLGVSYGLTAPLLKFWKKAGYTPVYLRQTPNDLTGEHSCVMVKELNSEEQQSQWLSAFWKDFRRRFLSLLSYQFSSFTPSLALSILQNKSAKEVASVMKASELAVNFSPYDLKRLELYSRSMVDYHLIMDLVPTVARLFFLKQLGDVSLSVAQCAMLLGIGLQHKSVEQLEKEVGLPSSQLMGLFNRLVRKFVQLFSSIQEKAIEAEMATTKDVTMEPTARSLQDDLDEAAKEFEEKHKQDKEKVKELDLEEYKIRGHDEDWDEVLKNAGNTAMVSIKSDKKRKLDAGNDVSSNGGLQLGKQKKKVLQHGKFKKDKHGKFGKKAFK